GAAGAGCATCGACAACCAATCTGAGACAGGAACTGTGTATTTCATTATGAGATCAgcataaatcaaattttttgtgtgttttaacatttttatttcttcgtttgtgttttttttttctgattttttttttccttttgatcTTCAACGAGATCGCTTCGATATGAATAGTTGGAAGATCCGAAGAGCGAAtagtaaattattattaaacaGAACCTTATTTATTGTGGTTTGTgaagttctttgtttttttttttttgtttttgttttgtagttttttgtgtttctgttTCGTGGTGGCGTTAAACAACATTAGATCTCCGTCAGAAACGTTCTGTTTGTTCCTCAGTCGATGCACAAATTTTCACATTAGCGCTCTAAATCCTCCCTCGCATATTCGATTCGAGGTCACATAAAATATGCCACAAGGACGCGCTGTCCGGCATCGTATCTCGGGATGTATCACTCGCTTAAGAGGTCACCCCAATCGTTGCGGTGCTCACCTCCTCAACTGCATCGCATTcgcttaatttttttgctattaCTACAAACCTGTTTCCCATATTCTATAGCCGAATCGATCGAAAATCGATAATCTAAGATCCAGCGTTGTGATAAGTGGGATTTTAACTAGAAAATTGTCTTCGTTTCCCtttttccgttgttttttctacattGATCGATCAACgccatgctttttttctctaaatataCTTTCTTCCattattcttcattcattGGCACAGACATATCAACTGCATCCAATTTGCTTGGATTCCTCCTGAGCGTCCCCACACATTTATTGGTTTAATGCCAGAGACACATCTCACACCTATTTCGAGCGCTAAAGAGGCTAATCCGGAAATTAAACCTCCTCCTCCGGTGCTTCGTTGCCATCACTCGTCATTATCTAGGACTTTCCTAAAATTCTACCCATGCGAATTGAATTTCTCCTGAGCCAGTGTCCAATATAACCTGGCcttgggaggataaatacgaTGGAAACGAAGGCATCGGTGATTTCTTTTCCCAATCGTGTTGTCCAAAATTTTTTGGTCGGTCTGCTGACGCAAACTCGGTGCAGCGACGCTTCGCTGCGGCGGGACCTAGTTTGTTGCAGAAACATTTCCAATGCTATGTGGAGTGGAAACGTATTTCCGCTGCGTGATGCGTTTTACcgcgaacaatttttttttcattggataGCAGTCTACCCAATCAAAGCACATTTTTCCGCCTAATCGCAATTattcaaatggaaaaatttcattagaTATGGGTTCTGATTTTTCCCTATGATCTATgcaatttttcgaagaaaatcagtgatttggaagatttttgaattttttcaaatgatctcATAAATTCTCACCTCATAAGTCCATAAGTTCAGTTCATAAGTCCCTCTCATAAATTGAGGCTAGCAGTGCTTACCGAACGTATTAGAAAATATATGCAACATTTCCTAGGTTAAGGAAaccctttgtttttttccccgaaatAACGTAAACTGacctaatttttcttccaaaagcTGGTCCCTGGAATGGAGAGAATCATGGAGCACTAGGCGTACTAACGAAGCATATTTATACCGGTAGTAAAAGGCTAGAGATCATGGAATATTAAGAGACTCATAATGGAGTGCACCAATTTCGACCCTTGTACTGTAGTGATTATGGCCATTTTGATCTAATTCTCtgggaatatttgaaataagtTTCTAACgatgtaaaatttttaaagaggtttattttttgagaatgtGACGCCTAGAAAATGAATTAAGCAGAACTCAAACGCCGTTTAAAGACATGTCATTCCGGAGCTGTGAATAAGCGAAAAATCACGTCATAGATCCAGAATTTCTCTCTGTTTGAGGATGTAAATGTGAACAATTCCATGTTTTTCGGTCTCATCGTCTCGTATACGTTTTCTCGGttatgaatgtttttttttcttgagaccTTAACGTTTTAGGAGCTTAAAAAATCTTTATGAGTCTTTTCGTGGCCTGCTGAAATTCACACAGCATATTTGTCCCTTGCGagaggcttttttttaaaagaatatttccTTCGTTGGTCCTCGAGATGCTGAAGGAGActttgttttccagaaattttcgtaGTTCTTCGTTCTTCCCGTTTTTTCTCATGTCATTAAATGCCTCTTCCCATATTGACTACATTATTTCTCTTGTAACTCTGCGCTAATTACTACGCATAGTTGTTGTTTGCATCCTGaagaatcaatcaataattccGTGATCGTTCAGAAACGATGGCAACATCGCCGAAGAGTATTATGACACCAGCGCATGCTCATCATAAGAATCACGTCAAATTTGGCGAAGACGTTAAACCAGAAGCGGAATCAAAACCACGACCCGTATCTCCAGCACCGCCACCATCTGAGGTATTTTTTAATAGTTGCATGGCGTATTAATGCTCTAGGTAGAGCCTGAGGAAATTTTCTGTACAACTTTTCCTACTCCGCTAATATGTAGATAAGACCTAGAAATGGATTGTATTAcaatttctcttgaaaaagcttcatttttgaattttttttttattgtgaagTTAAAAACATCCCACCAGGAGCGAAATTAAAACTACGACGTTGTGGAAACTAAACGGAGGTTTGTATCTAACATAGCCTTGATagtattttttcaagaaaataaaatt
This is a stretch of genomic DNA from Necator americanus strain Aroian chromosome II, whole genome shotgun sequence. It encodes these proteins:
- a CDS encoding hypothetical protein (NECATOR_CHRII.G8461.T1) yields the protein MATSPKSIMTPAHAHHKNHVKFGEDVKPEAESKPRPVSPAPPPSEITVPPPAVPCKIKDEVELLRAGLVNKHGDHLKTHHATEK